A genomic segment from Neobacillus sp. YX16 encodes:
- the rbsC gene encoding ribose ABC transporter permease RbsC, which translates to MMNAVTQKLGPLLGLIILVVIVSILNPSFLEPLNILNLLRQVAINALIAFGMTFVILTGGIDLSVGAILALSSALTAGMMVSGIDPIIAIIIGCILGGLMGTVNGLFVTKGKMAPFIATLATMTIFRGLTLVYTGGNPITGLGDNYLFQLFGRGYFLGIPVPAITMILTFGVLFIILHKTPFGRKTYAIGGNEKAALISGIKVPKVKIMIYSLSGMLAALAGAILTSRLNSAQPTAGTSYELDAIAAVVLGGTSLSGGKGRIFGTLIGALIIGTLNNGLNLLGVSSFYQMVVKGIVILIAVLLDRKK; encoded by the coding sequence ATGATGAATGCCGTCACCCAAAAGTTAGGACCACTACTTGGTTTAATTATATTAGTAGTGATTGTATCAATATTAAATCCGAGTTTTCTTGAACCTTTGAATATATTAAATTTATTAAGGCAAGTGGCTATTAATGCACTTATTGCGTTTGGTATGACGTTTGTTATTTTAACAGGTGGAATTGATTTATCTGTCGGGGCTATTCTTGCATTATCCAGTGCATTGACAGCGGGAATGATGGTATCTGGTATAGACCCAATTATTGCGATAATAATTGGATGTATTCTTGGCGGGTTGATGGGAACGGTAAACGGTTTGTTCGTTACCAAGGGAAAGATGGCACCATTTATTGCTACATTAGCAACAATGACAATCTTCAGAGGACTAACACTTGTTTATACTGGTGGAAACCCGATTACTGGTCTTGGTGATAACTATCTGTTTCAGTTATTTGGCCGTGGTTATTTTCTAGGAATACCTGTACCAGCGATTACGATGATTCTTACATTTGGTGTTTTATTCATTATTCTTCATAAAACTCCATTCGGCCGTAAAACATATGCGATTGGTGGAAATGAAAAAGCGGCATTAATTTCAGGGATAAAAGTACCGAAAGTAAAAATCATGATTTATAGTCTTTCAGGCATGCTTGCAGCGCTGGCCGGTGCAATCTTAACATCTCGTTTAAATTCAGCACAGCCTACTGCGGGTACTTCCTATGAGCTTGATGCGATTGCAGCCGTTGTGTTAGGCGGGACAAGCCTATCAGGGGGAAAAGGAAGAATTTTTGGTACATTGATTGGTGCTTTAATTATCGGAACCTTAAATAATGGCTTGAATCTTCTTGGAGTATCATCCTTTTATCAAATGGTGGTTAAGGGGATTGTTATATTAATAGCAGTATTACTTGACCGTAAAAAGTAG
- the rbsB gene encoding ribose ABC transporter substrate-binding protein RbsB, with amino-acid sequence MKKLIAIYLSLILLLLSACSMQPPGWAKPDKKESLEDIKIGLSVSTLNNPFFVSLRDGVVKEVEALGMEVIIVDAQNDSAKQVNDVEDLIQQGVDALLINPTDSAAISTAVQSANNIGIPVVTLDRSADKGKVEALVASDNIKGGEMAANYVIEKLGENTQVIELEGVPGASATRERGKGFHNVADQKLNVTAKQAADFDRTKGLTVMENLLQANPDIKAVFAHNDEMALGAIEAISSSGKEVMVIGFDGNDDALNAIKAGDMEATVAQQPELIGKLSVDAAKDVLQGKKVEKIIAAPLKLVAKD; translated from the coding sequence ATGAAAAAATTAATAGCTATATATCTATCACTAATACTTTTGCTCCTAAGTGCTTGTTCCATGCAACCGCCTGGATGGGCAAAACCGGATAAAAAAGAAAGTTTAGAAGATATTAAAATTGGCTTATCTGTTTCCACATTAAATAACCCATTTTTTGTTTCTTTAAGAGATGGAGTGGTTAAAGAAGTAGAAGCCTTGGGTATGGAAGTCATTATCGTAGATGCACAGAATGACTCTGCAAAACAAGTGAATGACGTAGAGGATTTAATTCAGCAAGGTGTGGATGCACTGCTCATTAATCCAACTGATTCCGCTGCCATTTCAACGGCTGTTCAATCAGCAAATAATATTGGCATACCGGTAGTTACTTTGGATCGTTCAGCAGATAAAGGGAAAGTAGAAGCATTAGTAGCTTCAGATAATATAAAAGGCGGGGAAATGGCTGCGAATTATGTTATTGAAAAGCTAGGTGAAAATACACAAGTTATTGAATTAGAGGGAGTTCCTGGGGCATCAGCTACACGTGAAAGGGGTAAGGGGTTTCATAACGTAGCAGATCAAAAATTGAATGTAACTGCTAAACAAGCAGCTGATTTTGATCGTACGAAAGGATTAACTGTAATGGAAAACCTTCTACAGGCAAATCCTGATATTAAAGCTGTATTTGCTCATAATGATGAAATGGCATTGGGGGCAATTGAGGCAATTAGCAGCTCTGGTAAGGAAGTTATGGTCATTGGATTTGATGGAAATGACGATGCACTAAATGCGATTAAAGCAGGAGATATGGAAGCAACAGTTGCTCAACAGCCAGAGTTAATTGGTAAGCTTTCTGTGGACGCTGCCAAAGACGTTTTGCAGGGTAAAAAGGTAGAGAAAATCATTGCAGCTCCGCTAAAATTAGTAGCAAAAGATTAA
- a CDS encoding VOC family protein → MGRLVHFEIHVSDMDRAKKFYGEVFGWSFQDYSEYAGMPYFGAVTGDENEPGINGALMQRQSAAPEANQALNGFACTMGVENYDAVEAKIIENGGSVAMPKYALPGMAWQGYYIDTEGNIFGIHQPDANAK, encoded by the coding sequence ATGGGTAGATTAGTTCATTTTGAAATTCATGTGAGTGACATGGACCGGGCAAAGAAGTTTTATGGAGAGGTATTTGGATGGTCCTTTCAAGATTATAGTGAGTATGCTGGAATGCCTTACTTTGGTGCAGTGACTGGAGATGAAAATGAGCCTGGAATCAATGGAGCATTGATGCAGCGTCAAAGTGCAGCGCCGGAAGCTAACCAAGCTTTAAATGGATTTGCTTGTACAATGGGTGTGGAAAATTACGACGCAGTCGAAGCTAAGATTATTGAGAATGGCGGCAGTGTGGCAATGCCAAAATATGCTCTTCCAGGAATGGCTTGGCAAGGATATTATATTGATACTGAAGGAAACATATTCGGAATTCATCAACCCGATGCTAATGCAAAGTAG
- a CDS encoding MmcQ/YjbR family DNA-binding protein, producing MKSLESAGILEKLREFCLSMPEAIEHIDGFGHNTFKINGKSFVISGENENGFSLSFKSDRETQEILLQKEHFYKTPYIGRYGWVSIQKPAEEDWEELKDLLQEAYLRAAPKRLVKEWNELHKR from the coding sequence ATGAAATCACTAGAATCGGCAGGCATACTTGAAAAATTACGAGAATTTTGTCTATCAATGCCTGAAGCCATTGAACATATCGACGGTTTTGGTCACAATACTTTTAAAATCAATGGAAAATCATTTGTGATATCAGGTGAAAACGAGAATGGATTCAGCCTGTCTTTCAAGTCAGACCGGGAAACGCAAGAAATATTGCTGCAGAAAGAACATTTCTACAAAACTCCATATATTGGTCGTTACGGATGGGTTTCTATCCAAAAACCGGCTGAAGAAGACTGGGAAGAGTTGAAGGATCTACTCCAAGAAGCCTATTTACGTGCTGCACCTAAGCGCTTGGTTAAGGAATGGAATGAATTACATAAGAGATAG
- a CDS encoding C40 family peptidase: MIKKFIKYMVATTVLATTIQATPAFANPEVPPVTNGQIDAMELNIDNFETKIQQLDNGIALSMEKSQILNEKIVTQQGKIKETEIQIIKADEDFANHKEIYSERLKSIQVKGNQSVVTYAELLLSAGSVSEFFNRFTAISKIIENDNELLEGLREKEATLKQAKEQLQNHINELEKSKVELASEQKQIEENKNQIQQDLEAAKGTLKDLMAQQKAQQEAELAAQRAASQETAPEIQQQSQTQASEVAKASTPSVAVPNVTNSATANSVIATAKQYLGVPYVWGGSTPSGFDCSGFTSYVYRSVGISLPRTSRAQQNVGTRISLSQVQPGDLVFRGSPAYHVGIYIGGGQYIHAPQTGDVVKIAPFNPSKFSTASRVLQ; this comes from the coding sequence ATGATAAAAAAATTTATTAAATATATGGTCGCTACTACTGTACTCGCAACAACTATTCAAGCTACACCTGCATTTGCAAATCCAGAAGTACCACCTGTGACAAATGGACAAATCGATGCTATGGAATTAAATATTGATAACTTTGAAACAAAGATTCAGCAATTGGACAATGGAATCGCTTTATCCATGGAGAAGAGTCAAATACTAAATGAAAAAATTGTCACACAACAAGGAAAAATTAAAGAAACAGAGATTCAAATAATAAAAGCTGACGAGGATTTTGCTAACCATAAAGAGATTTATTCAGAGAGATTAAAGAGCATTCAGGTAAAAGGAAATCAGTCAGTCGTTACATATGCAGAACTTTTACTTTCAGCTGGCAGCGTCTCTGAGTTTTTTAATCGTTTTACTGCTATTTCTAAAATTATTGAAAATGATAATGAATTACTTGAAGGTTTAAGAGAAAAGGAAGCAACGTTAAAACAGGCAAAGGAACAATTACAAAATCATATTAACGAATTAGAAAAGAGCAAAGTAGAATTAGCTTCAGAACAAAAACAGATTGAAGAAAACAAAAACCAAATTCAACAAGATTTAGAAGCGGCGAAAGGCACATTAAAGGATTTAATGGCACAACAGAAGGCACAACAGGAGGCAGAACTGGCTGCCCAGCGAGCAGCATCACAAGAAACTGCTCCAGAAATTCAACAACAGTCTCAAACGCAAGCTTCAGAAGTTGCAAAAGCATCAACACCATCTGTTGCTGTACCCAATGTGACAAATTCTGCAACAGCCAATAGTGTTATTGCCACTGCTAAACAGTATTTGGGTGTTCCTTACGTTTGGGGTGGATCAACGCCAAGCGGGTTTGATTGTTCTGGATTTACATCATATGTGTATCGTTCTGTTGGCATTAGTCTTCCAAGAACTTCTCGTGCGCAGCAAAATGTCGGAACAAGAATTTCTCTAAGTCAAGTACAGCCTGGAGATTTAGTTTTCAGGGGTTCTCCTGCTTATCATGTTGGAATTTATATTGGGGGAGGACAATATATCCATGCTCCTCAAACGGGTGATGTCGTGAAGATTGCTCCATTTAATCCGTCTAAATTTTCAACGGCATCTAGAGTCTTACAGTAG
- the abc-f gene encoding ribosomal protection-like ABC-F family protein — translation MLELKLHGVKKFMEATLVVKNITFEAYEGEKVGIVGANGSGKSTILKLIAGIEQMHYYPGYPQTSSYGYDEGLINLPRGATKAYLEQSPVYPQGLKVIDVLHLAFEEIDIIENQMRQLEEQMKTLEDTALEKALNKYSDLVQLFEVKGGYEREEKVSKVCTGLHFAESFLNKDFDLLSGGEKTTVVLGKLLIHNPDILLLDEPTNHLDMEAIEWLEGYLRNYKGIVIIVAHDRYFLDNVATKIVEIEDMESISYKGNYSSFVSQKEENMRIQYEHFREQQKKINNMEKTVTSLRDWAMRADNNKFFRRAASIQKKLDKMERMDKPVFERRNMRLDFKEGQRSGNETIKAIGLSKRYQDKLIFKDSDLMIHYGERVGMVGPNGSGKTTFLKMLLGEEQPDQGVVELGANVMAAYLPQKITFKDEELTVLEAFREDISILEGKAREYLSRFMFYKKSPFKKVKHLSGGERIRLKLAMLLYQDINLLILDEPTNHLDIDSIETLEEALEDFKGTIFFISHDRYFINKIAERVIALEDHGFKSYPGNYDYYKSQQPKEEPIVNREKGKKQRIKSEGIDQEEAKSNALARIESLEKEIKGIDLSMSQDLMDYEELNKLYSRKTHLCEELDSLMEWWLTNS, via the coding sequence ATGTTAGAACTGAAATTACATGGCGTTAAGAAATTTATGGAAGCCACCCTTGTGGTTAAAAATATTACGTTTGAGGCTTATGAAGGAGAGAAGGTTGGAATCGTGGGGGCCAACGGCAGCGGCAAGAGCACAATTCTTAAACTAATCGCTGGAATTGAGCAGATGCATTATTATCCAGGTTACCCGCAAACCTCAAGCTATGGGTATGATGAAGGTCTGATTAACTTGCCAAGAGGAGCTACCAAGGCATACTTGGAGCAATCTCCTGTATATCCTCAAGGATTAAAAGTTATCGATGTTTTACACTTGGCCTTTGAGGAAATTGACATCATAGAAAATCAAATGCGTCAATTAGAAGAACAAATGAAAACCCTGGAAGATACTGCCCTAGAAAAAGCCCTTAATAAATATAGTGATCTGGTCCAGCTATTTGAAGTAAAGGGCGGATACGAACGTGAAGAAAAAGTAAGTAAGGTCTGTACTGGTCTTCATTTTGCTGAAAGTTTTTTAAACAAAGATTTTGATTTATTAAGTGGCGGAGAAAAAACGACAGTAGTGCTTGGAAAGCTGTTGATCCATAATCCGGATATCTTGCTGCTGGATGAGCCGACCAATCATTTGGATATGGAAGCCATTGAATGGCTGGAGGGCTATCTTAGAAACTATAAAGGAATTGTCATTATCGTCGCCCATGATCGATATTTTCTCGACAATGTAGCAACTAAAATTGTAGAAATCGAAGATATGGAGTCAATTTCCTATAAAGGGAATTACTCATCTTTTGTAAGTCAAAAAGAAGAAAATATGCGCATTCAATATGAGCATTTTAGAGAGCAGCAGAAGAAAATAAATAACATGGAAAAGACTGTTACAAGCTTGAGAGACTGGGCGATGAGGGCTGATAATAATAAGTTCTTTAGAAGAGCAGCCAGCATACAAAAAAAGCTCGATAAAATGGAGCGAATGGATAAGCCTGTTTTTGAAAGACGAAATATGAGACTTGATTTCAAAGAAGGGCAGCGGTCTGGAAATGAAACTATTAAAGCCATTGGACTCTCAAAAAGGTATCAAGATAAGCTGATTTTTAAGGACTCAGACTTAATGATTCATTATGGTGAGAGAGTGGGGATGGTAGGTCCTAATGGAAGCGGGAAAACCACCTTTTTAAAAATGCTATTAGGTGAAGAACAGCCTGACCAAGGTGTAGTGGAACTAGGTGCGAATGTGATGGCTGCTTACTTACCGCAGAAAATTACTTTTAAAGATGAAGAACTCACGGTGTTGGAAGCCTTTAGAGAAGATATTTCTATCCTAGAAGGAAAAGCACGTGAATATCTGTCTAGGTTCATGTTTTATAAAAAAAGCCCATTCAAAAAAGTAAAGCATTTATCTGGTGGAGAAAGAATTAGGCTAAAGCTGGCGATGCTTTTATATCAAGACATAAATTTATTAATCCTCGATGAGCCGACGAATCATCTTGATATTGATTCCATCGAAACCCTAGAGGAAGCGCTCGAAGATTTTAAAGGAACGATATTCTTTATTTCTCATGACAGATATTTTATTAATAAAATCGCTGAAAGAGTAATTGCATTGGAGGACCATGGTTTTAAAAGCTATCCAGGAAATTATGATTATTATAAAAGTCAGCAGCCTAAAGAAGAACCAATCGTAAATCGTGAAAAAGGTAAGAAACAAAGAATAAAATCCGAAGGTATAGACCAAGAAGAAGCAAAGTCAAATGCGCTGGCAAGGATTGAAAGTCTAGAAAAAGAAATTAAAGGTATTGATTTGTCAATGTCCCAAGACCTAATGGATTATGAGGAGCTTAATAAGCTTTATAGTAGAAAAACACACTTATGTGAAGAACTTGATTCACTAATGGAATGGTGGTTAACCAATAGTTAG
- a CDS encoding DMT family transporter, protein MLKNNKAFLSLFLVSVLWGCNYPISAFLLQGFSPVFLSTVRICFTSLFLIIVAMVHKGIRRPTSSEWKLLLGAGIFGTLINQTFYFTGLHHTTPANASLIIALAPIATIFLERIIFKVKFTLKKATGALISLMGVFSIIGVASGSFGISWGDLNIVVAMLCLSISLLFIRALSKTLNTYIITIYSTVLGSVLMIPAAGVEGIVSGTVISDSMIMWFLLISAGILAQGIAGFWWNKGVSEVGAGTASMFMNVQPFVAILASHFILGDPILVSQILGGILVLLGVFIANMPSGKTEMVMEPNKGL, encoded by the coding sequence ATGTTAAAGAATAATAAAGCTTTCCTTAGTTTATTTTTAGTATCCGTTTTATGGGGTTGTAATTATCCCATTAGTGCTTTTTTGCTTCAAGGCTTTTCCCCCGTCTTTTTGTCAACCGTACGAATTTGTTTCACATCTCTTTTTCTAATCATAGTTGCAATGGTGCATAAAGGAATTAGACGACCAACTTCTTCTGAATGGAAGCTATTACTTGGTGCTGGAATCTTTGGTACTTTGATTAATCAAACCTTCTATTTTACAGGCCTTCACCATACAACACCTGCAAATGCCTCACTAATTATTGCTTTGGCCCCAATCGCTACGATTTTTTTAGAGCGTATTATTTTTAAAGTGAAGTTTACCTTGAAAAAAGCAACAGGTGCCCTTATCAGCTTAATGGGTGTATTTTCGATAATCGGTGTTGCAAGTGGATCATTTGGTATTTCATGGGGCGATTTAAATATAGTAGTAGCGATGCTCTGTTTGTCTATTAGTCTCTTATTTATTCGAGCGTTATCAAAAACCTTGAACACTTACATCATTACTATTTATTCGACGGTTCTTGGAAGTGTATTAATGATTCCGGCAGCCGGCGTCGAAGGAATTGTAAGTGGAACAGTTATAAGTGATTCCATGATTATGTGGTTTTTATTGATTTCTGCCGGTATCCTTGCACAAGGAATTGCTGGTTTTTGGTGGAATAAAGGTGTCTCCGAAGTTGGTGCGGGTACGGCATCCATGTTCATGAACGTTCAACCTTTTGTCGCCATTCTTGCTTCCCATTTTATTTTAGGGGATCCCATTCTAGTTAGCCAAATTCTTGGTGGAATATTAGTTTTACTTGGAGTGTTTATTGCAAATATGCCATCAGGGAAAACTGAAATGGTTATGGAACCAAATAAAGGTTTATAA
- a CDS encoding protein adenylyltransferase SelO, with the protein MTKDVSEIGWNFDNSYARLPKVFFNSQNPTPAASPKIAIFNKSLATSLGLDVKNLQSEEGAAVFAGNKIPDGASPLAQAYAGHQFGHFTMLGDGRAVLLGEQITPTGERFDIQLKGSGRTPYSRGGDGRAALGPMLREYIISEAMHGLGIPTTRSLAVVTSGEEIARESYLAGAILTRVGASHLRVGTFQYAARWGNEDELRELADYAIKRHYPKIEGVENQYLSFLQEVIKRQAMLIAKWQLVGFIHGVMNTDNMTISGETIDYGPCAFMDTYDPATVFSSIDREGRYAYGNQPNIGVWNLARLAEALLPLLHEDQEEAVTLAQDKLSDFAELFESNWLEGMRAKLGLFNEEEQDKPLIKDLLEMMQKHRADYTNTFRALSLDKPEETILQGTTEFTQWLERWQARRGRQQESKDSSTQLMRNSNPAVIPRNHRVEEALEAANNGDYSVMERLLGVLSNPYAYSPNQIDYTILPAPSPRPYRTFCGT; encoded by the coding sequence ATGACAAAAGACGTAAGTGAAATAGGATGGAACTTTGATAATAGTTATGCTCGTTTGCCGAAGGTATTTTTCAACAGCCAAAACCCAACACCAGCAGCTTCACCTAAGATTGCTATTTTTAACAAATCATTGGCGACGTCTCTAGGTTTAGACGTAAAGAACTTGCAAAGTGAAGAAGGGGCAGCGGTGTTTGCTGGGAACAAAATACCTGATGGTGCTTCCCCTCTTGCACAAGCATATGCGGGACACCAATTTGGGCATTTTACAATGTTAGGCGACGGTCGAGCGGTGCTTCTTGGAGAACAGATAACACCCACAGGTGAGCGATTTGATATCCAGCTTAAGGGTTCAGGAAGAACGCCATACTCCCGCGGCGGCGATGGCCGGGCAGCACTGGGACCAATGCTGCGTGAATATATTATCTCCGAAGCGATGCATGGTTTAGGCATTCCTACCACACGTAGTTTAGCAGTGGTGACATCCGGAGAAGAAATAGCCCGTGAATCTTATTTAGCTGGTGCTATTCTGACCCGAGTGGGTGCTAGTCATCTGCGTGTTGGTACCTTTCAGTATGCTGCAAGATGGGGCAACGAGGATGAACTTCGGGAGCTGGCAGACTATGCAATAAAACGCCATTATCCTAAAATTGAAGGTGTTGAGAACCAATATCTCTCGTTTCTTCAGGAAGTGATTAAGCGTCAAGCAATGCTAATTGCGAAATGGCAGTTGGTTGGCTTTATTCACGGGGTAATGAATACCGATAACATGACGATTAGTGGAGAAACCATTGACTATGGACCTTGTGCCTTTATGGATACCTATGATCCGGCTACTGTGTTCAGCTCCATTGACAGAGAAGGCCGCTATGCTTATGGGAATCAACCGAATATTGGTGTCTGGAATTTAGCAAGGTTAGCTGAAGCTCTCCTGCCGCTCCTGCATGAGGATCAGGAAGAGGCAGTTACACTCGCACAAGATAAGCTCTCCGACTTTGCAGAATTATTTGAATCGAATTGGCTCGAGGGAATGAGAGCCAAATTAGGATTATTTAATGAGGAGGAACAAGATAAGCCCCTTATTAAAGACCTGCTAGAAATGATGCAGAAGCACCGTGCTGACTATACGAACACATTTAGAGCTTTATCTTTGGATAAACCAGAGGAAACCATTCTGCAGGGAACAACAGAATTCACACAGTGGCTAGAACGGTGGCAGGCAAGACGAGGCAGGCAGCAGGAATCAAAGGACTCTTCCACTCAATTAATGAGGAACAGTAATCCTGCGGTAATACCTCGGAACCACCGTGTAGAAGAGGCACTGGAAGCAGCGAATAATGGAGATTATAGTGTGATGGAGAGGCTTCTTGGGGTCCTATCCAATCCATATGCGTACTCTCCAAATCAAATAGATTACACTATTCTGCCAGCGCCATCACCTCGTCCATATCGAACCTTCTGCGGAACTTGA
- a CDS encoding efflux RND transporter periplasmic adaptor subunit — translation MKKKVWIWISVIVGILVIASTGTYLYAKTGTETVGADEGVMSISIQKVSEQELVESILVTGKIVPESEQKVFIEPEKGEISEFKVTENQAVKAGDPLVVYDSSKIDSELKRAVREKELLQSRGKTEQNQIADLNKRIAEAKKKVETQGAETVDGAERLVSQEDVNQLSNEKIQQEMQYESTKSEITSAEDRIKELNAQKSEMTIVSKMDGIIVKVNQNVANTEAGAAEPVIHIISSQPYKVIGSMSEFDTVKIKEGQSVIIRPKVFKDREWKGAVESVSQFPNAEGGGGEGFEGGGGAGNVTMYPFKVTITDDTTELRQGFHVSLEIKAGDATKKVAIPHPALIDEAGIKIVYILKDGMLERREVQTGVMNDAFIEVTSGITPGELVVLTPTEEMHDGMEVTAYDEVE, via the coding sequence GTGAAGAAAAAGGTATGGATTTGGATATCAGTCATTGTAGGAATACTTGTCATTGCAAGCACGGGTACATATTTGTATGCAAAAACAGGTACAGAAACAGTAGGTGCGGATGAAGGTGTCATGAGTATAAGCATACAAAAGGTTAGTGAACAAGAATTGGTAGAATCGATTCTTGTTACGGGTAAAATTGTTCCAGAAAGCGAGCAAAAGGTCTTTATTGAACCTGAAAAAGGGGAAATTAGTGAATTTAAAGTAACAGAGAACCAAGCTGTCAAAGCTGGTGATCCACTAGTAGTCTATGATTCTTCAAAAATAGATAGTGAACTTAAAAGAGCAGTCCGTGAGAAGGAATTGCTGCAAAGTAGAGGGAAAACAGAGCAAAATCAAATTGCAGATCTCAATAAGCGAATTGCAGAAGCTAAAAAGAAGGTAGAAACACAAGGTGCAGAAACAGTAGATGGCGCTGAAAGGCTAGTTTCACAAGAAGATGTAAACCAGCTTTCGAATGAAAAAATCCAACAAGAGATGCAATATGAAAGTACAAAGTCAGAAATTACATCAGCTGAAGACCGAATAAAAGAATTAAATGCACAGAAAAGTGAAATGACGATTGTAAGTAAAATGGATGGGATTATCGTAAAGGTTAATCAAAATGTAGCAAATACAGAAGCAGGAGCAGCAGAACCTGTCATCCACATTATTTCAAGTCAACCCTATAAAGTAATTGGGTCGATGAGTGAATTCGATACAGTCAAGATTAAGGAAGGACAATCTGTTATTATTCGGCCGAAGGTTTTTAAAGATCGTGAATGGAAGGGTGCAGTTGAATCTGTTTCACAATTCCCAAATGCAGAAGGCGGCGGTGGAGAAGGATTCGAAGGCGGTGGCGGAGCTGGTAATGTAACCATGTATCCTTTTAAGGTTACGATTACGGATGATACTACCGAGTTACGTCAAGGATTCCATGTTTCTTTAGAAATAAAGGCTGGTGATGCCACTAAAAAAGTGGCTATCCCACATCCGGCTCTTATCGATGAAGCAGGAATTAAGATTGTCTATATTTTAAAAGATGGGATGTTAGAAAGACGTGAGGTTCAAACGGGGGTAATGAACGATGCCTTCATTGAAGTTACATCAGGAATTACGCCGGGAGAACTTGTGGTCCTTACACCAACGGAAGAAATGCATGATGGAATGGAAGTGACCGCATATGATGAAGTTGAGTGA
- a CDS encoding ABC transporter ATP-binding protein has protein sequence MMKLSEITKVYGKGSLEVPVLHGIDLTIEDGEFVAIMGPSGSGKSTLMNIIGFLDYPSSGTYELNGEQIASAKESMLAKLRNEHVGFVFQQFFMFPRDNAIKNVASPLVYAGVSRRERTARAKNLLEKVGLGDRMKHLPNQLSGGQKQRVAIARALVNNPTILLADEPTGALDSNTSEQIMKLFTQLNEEGKTVIIVTHEEEIAAYAKRIITIKDGLITEDRRVSS, from the coding sequence ATGATGAAGTTGAGTGAAATAACAAAAGTATACGGTAAGGGTTCATTAGAAGTACCGGTGCTTCATGGAATTGATTTAACGATAGAAGATGGGGAGTTTGTCGCGATTATGGGCCCATCTGGCTCTGGTAAATCTACATTGATGAATATTATTGGTTTTTTAGATTATCCTTCATCAGGTACATATGAACTAAATGGGGAACAAATCGCCTCTGCAAAAGAGAGTATGCTAGCTAAGCTAAGAAATGAACATGTCGGTTTTGTTTTTCAACAATTCTTTATGTTTCCAAGAGACAACGCCATTAAAAATGTCGCCTCTCCACTTGTTTATGCTGGGGTTTCTAGGCGGGAAAGAACAGCGAGGGCAAAAAATCTACTAGAAAAAGTAGGGTTAGGTGACCGGATGAAGCATTTACCTAACCAGTTATCTGGAGGTCAGAAGCAGCGTGTTGCCATTGCTAGGGCACTCGTTAATAATCCTACTATTCTCTTAGCCGATGAACCGACGGGTGCGCTTGATTCGAATACGAGTGAACAAATAATGAAGCTATTTACACAGCTCAATGAAGAAGGAAAAACGGTTATCATTGTTACCCATGAGGAAGAAATAGCAGCATATGCTAAAAGAATTATTACGATAAAAGATGGGCTGATAACCGAAGACCGGAGGGTGTCTTCATGA